The following proteins are co-located in the Palaemon carinicauda isolate YSFRI2023 chromosome 30, ASM3689809v2, whole genome shotgun sequence genome:
- the Ccdc56 gene encoding cytochrome c oxidase assembly factor 3, mitochondrial: MAEAGKQMPKLNLQQDAPKLSQSQLDYMKLIERQNMERVRKLARLRRNNISVGIGLGAAVLGIYGYSIFSVKQEKFLDELE; encoded by the exons ATGGCAGAAGCTGGGAAACAAATGCCAAAGCTGAATCTTCAGCAGGATGCCCCTAAATTATCACAGTCGCAGTTAGATTATATGAAACTTATTGAAAGACAG AACATGGAGCGAGTTCGCAAACTTGCAAGACTGAGGAGGAACAATATCTCTGTAGGTATTGGATTAGGTGCTGCTGTCCTCGGAATCTATGGATATTCTATATTTTCCGTTAAGCAAGAAAAGTTTTTGGATGAATTGGAGTGA